The proteins below are encoded in one region of Thermococcus peptonophilus:
- the purB gene encoding adenylosuccinate lyase, translating to MAVHPIDYRYGSEEMRRIWDEENKLQKLLDVEAALARAHAKVGNIPEESARVISERGNTKWVKLERVKEIEEEIHHDIMAVVKALSEVCGEHGKYVHLGATSNDIIDTANALLIKESLAIVERDLKELRSILKKLAKEHKYTVCIGRTHGQHAVPTTYGMKFAIWLDEVQRHIDRINQLKERVLVGQMSGAVGTMASFGERGLEIQRLVMEDLSLKPARITNQIIQRDVYAELMMVLALIASTLDKIALEIRNLQRTEILEVSEPFGKKQVGSSTMPHKRNPIRSEKVSGLARVLYSNVIPALLNNPLWHERDLTNSSVERVILPESFVLLDEMLKTTIKVLSGLEFFPGNIKRNLYLTNNLIMAEPLMLKLTEKGMGRQEAHELVRQLAMKAFHEKRDLLEVVRESEEAMKYLTEEDLESLKPENYIGLAPQIVDNVIAFIEAREREEAIKGE from the coding sequence ATGGCCGTTCACCCGATTGACTACCGCTACGGAAGCGAGGAGATGAGGAGAATCTGGGACGAGGAGAACAAGTTGCAGAAACTCCTCGACGTTGAGGCCGCCCTCGCGAGGGCACACGCGAAGGTCGGGAACATCCCAGAGGAGAGCGCACGCGTAATCTCTGAAAGGGGTAACACAAAGTGGGTGAAGCTTGAGAGGGTTAAGGAGATTGAAGAGGAGATACACCATGACATAATGGCAGTTGTCAAGGCGTTAAGCGAAGTGTGCGGCGAGCACGGGAAGTACGTTCACCTTGGGGCAACCTCAAACGACATTATAGACACCGCTAATGCTCTTCTAATAAAGGAGAGCCTCGCGATAGTCGAGAGAGACTTGAAGGAGCTCCGCTCAATACTCAAGAAGCTCGCGAAGGAGCACAAGTACACTGTTTGCATCGGGAGAACTCACGGTCAGCACGCGGTACCCACAACCTACGGCATGAAGTTCGCGATATGGCTGGACGAGGTGCAGAGGCATATAGACAGAATCAACCAGCTCAAGGAGAGAGTTCTCGTTGGCCAGATGAGCGGCGCTGTTGGAACAATGGCCAGCTTCGGGGAGAGAGGCCTTGAAATACAGAGGTTAGTCATGGAAGACCTCAGCCTCAAGCCCGCTAGAATAACCAACCAGATAATACAGAGGGACGTTTATGCAGAGTTAATGATGGTTCTTGCCCTAATAGCCTCGACCCTCGACAAGATTGCCCTTGAAATCAGAAACCTCCAGAGGACTGAAATCCTCGAGGTCAGCGAGCCCTTTGGGAAGAAGCAGGTGGGCTCGTCAACCATGCCGCACAAGAGGAACCCGATAAGGAGCGAGAAGGTGAGCGGTTTAGCCAGGGTTCTCTACTCCAACGTGATTCCGGCGTTGTTGAACAATCCTCTCTGGCACGAGAGAGACCTCACGAACTCATCAGTTGAGCGTGTTATTCTCCCTGAGAGCTTTGTCCTCCTCGATGAGATGCTGAAGACTACGATAAAGGTGCTTTCGGGCCTTGAGTTCTTCCCCGGGAACATTAAGAGAAACCTCTACCTTACCAATAACCTCATAATGGCCGAGCCGCTGATGCTGAAACTGACGGAGAAGGGTATGGGGAGACAGGAGGCGCACGAACTCGTTAGGCAGCTGGCTATGAAGGCGTTTCACGAAAAGAGAGACCTTCTTGAAGTCGTTAGGGAGAGCGAAGAGGCCATGAAGTACCTTACAGAGGAAGACCTTGAGTCCCTTAAGCCGGAGAATTACATCGGGCTTGCACCACAGATTGTGGACAATGTAATAGCGTTCATAGAGGCTAGAGAGCGGGAAGAAGCTATTAAAGGCGAGTAA
- the albA gene encoding DNA-binding protein Alba: MAEEHVVYIGKKPVMNYVLAVITQFNEGAKEVSIRARGRAISRAVDVAEIVRNRFLPEVRVKEIKIGTEELPTADGRTANTSTIEIVLEKP, from the coding sequence ATGGCTGAGGAGCACGTCGTATACATTGGAAAGAAGCCGGTTATGAACTACGTCCTCGCTGTGATAACCCAGTTCAACGAGGGCGCCAAGGAGGTCAGCATCAGGGCTCGCGGTAGGGCTATCAGCAGGGCCGTTGACGTCGCTGAGATCGTCAGGAACAGGTTCCTCCCAGAGGTCAGGGTTAAGGAGATCAAGATCGGTACCGAGGAGCTCCCGACTGCCGACGGCAGGACTGCTAACACTTCAACCATCGAGATCGTTCTCGAGAAGCCGTGA
- a CDS encoding ArsR/SmtB family transcription factor translates to MGLLNYEVIDIHDERAKELAQILSNEKALSILKLIEERPRSISEISQELEIPISTVSYHIDRMLKVGLVEVAGRKYGKRLQEVKLYRASSKPILILPGGKKKHRTWEKLRVINLAVSAVASTGVYFAVKLLTGRNGEQSETVRILAVNTAQEASKTSIDWAAVLIAVLTFMLIFGVLEHRFRKRF, encoded by the coding sequence GTGGGTCTTTTGAATTACGAGGTCATTGACATTCATGACGAGCGCGCTAAGGAGCTTGCCCAAATACTTTCAAACGAGAAGGCACTCTCGATACTCAAGTTAATAGAGGAGAGACCCCGCTCAATAAGCGAAATTTCTCAGGAGCTCGAGATTCCGATATCGACAGTCTCATACCACATAGACCGAATGCTCAAAGTCGGGCTCGTTGAAGTGGCGGGAAGGAAGTACGGGAAGCGCCTCCAGGAGGTAAAGCTGTACAGGGCTTCAAGCAAGCCGATACTGATTCTTCCAGGAGGAAAAAAGAAACATAGGACATGGGAAAAGCTCCGGGTTATAAATCTCGCCGTGAGTGCCGTTGCTTCTACTGGGGTGTACTTTGCGGTTAAGCTTTTGACGGGAAGAAATGGGGAACAGTCCGAAACCGTTAGAATACTCGCCGTGAACACTGCCCAGGAAGCGTCAAAAACTTCCATCGACTGGGCCGCTGTGCTTATTGCAGTCTTAACATTCATGCTCATATTTGGTGTTTTAGAGCATCGTTTCCGGAAACGTTTTTAA
- a CDS encoding CBS domain-containing protein, translating into MAEITVGQVVKRKAVLVRPDDTIHKVARILARNKVGSAVVVDENEEIVGIITDRDILDKVVAKGKDPKKVLVKDVMTTKPVTIEDDYTIQDAIDKMMDKGIRRLLVTRVGKPIGFVTAADLLAALNSMNSEEEEEIEEETEVYGICEICGQYGPLYKVYIEGQEKWVCESCKDELNL; encoded by the coding sequence ATGGCAGAGATCACCGTGGGACAGGTTGTCAAAAGGAAGGCAGTGCTCGTTAGGCCGGACGATACCATACACAAGGTCGCGAGGATATTAGCCCGCAACAAGGTGGGCAGTGCTGTGGTCGTTGATGAGAACGAGGAGATAGTTGGAATAATAACCGACCGCGACATCCTAGATAAGGTCGTTGCCAAGGGGAAGGATCCCAAGAAGGTTCTCGTTAAAGATGTTATGACCACGAAGCCCGTCACCATAGAGGATGACTATACTATCCAGGATGCCATAGACAAGATGATGGACAAGGGAATCAGAAGGCTCCTAGTCACGAGGGTGGGGAAGCCGATAGGATTCGTTACTGCCGCCGACCTTCTTGCGGCTTTAAACAGCATGAACAGCGAGGAAGAGGAAGAGATCGAGGAGGAGACCGAGGTCTACGGCATCTGCGAGATATGCGGCCAGTACGGACCGCTCTACAAGGTGTACATTGAAGGGCAGGAAAAGTGGGTCTGTGAAAGCTGTAAGGATGAGCTCAATCTCTGA
- a CDS encoding NTPase, giving the protein MVLRIFVTGPAGVGKTTLVERVAREVDQWGYLVGGVITREVRRGGRRIGFKITALDTGEEGTLASLRGTSHLPGVPFGKYVVHVDEIERVAVPAIRRAIVEADLIVIDEIGPMEYTSDEFIRAVGEVLKSEKPLLAVVHRKFIDRFRPLGEVHTLSFENRNAEFGIILDRVMKELKGIRD; this is encoded by the coding sequence ATGGTTTTGAGAATATTCGTGACAGGCCCTGCAGGAGTCGGCAAGACAACCCTTGTGGAGAGAGTAGCAAGGGAGGTTGACCAGTGGGGTTACCTGGTGGGTGGAGTAATAACCAGAGAAGTGCGCAGGGGAGGAAGGCGCATTGGATTTAAGATAACTGCCCTTGACACGGGTGAAGAGGGAACCCTCGCAAGCCTCAGGGGGACTTCACACCTTCCAGGGGTTCCCTTCGGAAAGTACGTCGTCCACGTAGATGAGATAGAGAGAGTGGCCGTTCCGGCAATAAGAAGGGCGATCGTCGAAGCTGATCTTATCGTGATAGACGAAATTGGCCCGATGGAATACACGAGCGACGAGTTCATCAGGGCAGTTGGAGAAGTCCTGAAGTCCGAAAAACCGCTCCTGGCAGTGGTTCACAGAAAGTTCATCGACAGGTTCAGACCCCTTGGGGAAGTCCACACCTTGAGCTTCGAGAACAGGAACGCGGAGTTCGGGATAATCCTGGACAGGGTAATGAAAGAGCTGAAGGGGATCAGAGATTGA
- the mtnA gene encoding S-methyl-5-thioribose-1-phosphate isomerase, with translation MEIRYKPEELTRLPRSVRYEPGRVIMVDQTLLPREFKEIELKTVDEVAEAIITMKVRGAPAIGAAAAFGLALYADTSKAKTKEEFMEGFERAYERLKNTRPTAVNLFWALNRVKNLVEEHMEDSLEEIKRLIVAEAQKIADEDVEANLRMGHYGAEVLPEGNVLTHCNAGSLATVQLGTVGAVLRVMHKDGTLKLLWVDETRPVLQGARLSAWEYHYDGIPLKLITDNMAGFVMQQGKVDAIIVGADRIVANGDFANKIGTYSLAVLAKEHGIPFFTVAPLSTIDMSLKSGKEIPIEERKPEEVLTCGGCKIAPDVDVYNPAFDVTPHKYLTGIITDRGVVWPPFERNLKKLFKRE, from the coding sequence ATGGAGATAAGATATAAGCCCGAGGAACTCACGAGGCTTCCAAGGAGCGTTAGGTACGAGCCGGGAAGGGTGATCATGGTAGACCAGACCCTCCTCCCGAGGGAGTTCAAGGAGATAGAGCTGAAGACGGTTGACGAAGTGGCTGAGGCCATCATCACCATGAAGGTGCGCGGTGCTCCCGCAATAGGGGCCGCCGCTGCCTTTGGACTGGCCCTCTACGCTGACACCTCCAAGGCCAAGACCAAGGAGGAGTTCATGGAGGGCTTTGAGAGGGCGTACGAGAGGCTCAAGAACACCCGCCCAACAGCCGTTAACCTCTTCTGGGCGCTCAACAGAGTGAAGAACCTCGTCGAGGAGCACATGGAGGACAGCCTGGAGGAGATAAAGAGGCTCATCGTTGCCGAGGCGCAGAAGATAGCGGACGAAGATGTTGAAGCTAACTTGAGGATGGGTCACTACGGTGCTGAGGTTCTTCCAGAGGGTAACGTTCTAACCCACTGCAACGCTGGCAGCTTAGCTACCGTCCAACTCGGAACCGTTGGTGCCGTTTTGAGGGTCATGCATAAGGATGGGACGTTAAAGCTCCTCTGGGTGGACGAGACGAGGCCCGTCCTCCAGGGCGCTAGGCTTTCAGCATGGGAGTACCACTACGACGGAATCCCGCTCAAGCTCATAACCGACAACATGGCGGGCTTCGTGATGCAGCAGGGCAAAGTTGATGCGATAATAGTCGGTGCAGACAGGATAGTTGCCAACGGCGACTTCGCCAACAAGATAGGAACCTACAGCCTCGCGGTTCTCGCAAAGGAGCACGGGATACCCTTCTTCACCGTTGCGCCGCTCTCAACCATCGACATGAGCCTGAAGAGCGGAAAGGAGATACCAATCGAGGAGCGCAAGCCGGAGGAAGTCCTCACCTGCGGCGGCTGTAAGATAGCTCCGGATGTGGACGTTTACAACCCTGCCTTCGATGTAACGCCGCACAAGTATCTGACCGGGATAATCACCGACCGGGGCGTTGTGTGGCCGCCCTTCGAGAGGAACCTCAAGAAGCTCTTCAAGCGGGAGTGA
- the trmY gene encoding tRNA (pseudouridine(54)-N(1))-methyltransferase TrmY gives MRTFILKANTAITSPDFSLKDLPGTGGRIDLLCRFLNSAFLLSHGIRKDVRVFITLYGKPNPPKTIHFEGPKLKVRLNPDERSTSLILKKALEVGKDLREPTKEVEVFPGVYVSNMTFEDVVRRSMKDSTLYYLVEDGRPITEIEFPQNPAFVLGDHLGLGKEDERFLEGIAEKVRVGRRSYLASHVVAFVNIWLDGM, from the coding sequence ATGAGGACGTTCATCCTCAAGGCGAACACCGCCATAACATCCCCGGACTTTTCACTAAAAGACCTGCCTGGAACTGGGGGACGAATTGACCTGCTCTGCAGGTTCCTCAACAGCGCTTTCCTCCTCTCGCACGGGATAAGGAAGGATGTAAGAGTCTTCATAACGCTCTACGGAAAGCCCAACCCTCCGAAGACGATCCACTTTGAGGGTCCTAAGCTGAAGGTCAGACTCAACCCGGACGAGAGGAGCACCTCCCTTATTTTGAAGAAGGCCCTCGAGGTTGGGAAGGATCTCAGGGAGCCCACGAAGGAGGTTGAGGTCTTTCCAGGCGTTTACGTCAGCAACATGACGTTCGAGGATGTGGTAAGAAGATCCATGAAAGACTCGACGCTCTACTACCTCGTCGAGGACGGAAGGCCAATAACTGAAATCGAGTTCCCACAGAATCCAGCCTTCGTCCTCGGAGACCATCTCGGTCTCGGCAAAGAGGATGAACGCTTTCTGGAGGGAATAGCCGAGAAGGTCAGGGTTGGGAGGAGGAGCTATTTAGCTTCTCATGTTGTTGCCTTCGTGAACATCTGGCTGGACGGGATGTGA
- the tiaS gene encoding tRNA(Ile2) 2-agmatinylcytidine synthetase TiaS has translation MLLHIGIDDTDSPNGMCTTYLGALIYRELSRLAEPLDLPRLIRLNPNIPYKTRGNGAVAMSFKADEDVIPEIKDTVLFYVSQLADFAHENTNPGVVFLEGEVPGELREFSLRVLREHVTIEEAEEVARKVGAEYFKFKLGRGVIGSLAAIGYPLERFTYELLAYREREYWGTPRRVNEESVFLADGWAYPFSYDNVDPYKRVVLITPHGKDPVLAGIRGVDRARVLQVFEMVEFEEPVAFYQLYKTNQNTDDHLTPKKIGELKLYDSAVVRGRVAGPYWERGRHVFFELEDETGKIRVAAFEPTKKFRNWVRKLLPGDEIIAAGGVKEHEGILTLNLEKFYPVELVPKVEYRKPKCPVCGGTMKSKGDYLKCKRCGYKMPKRLIPVEVPRNLERKIYEVPPDARKHLSRPLVLPGGEERLMELL, from the coding sequence ATGCTCCTCCACATCGGCATTGATGACACAGATTCACCAAACGGCATGTGTACCACCTACCTCGGTGCCCTCATCTACCGCGAGCTCTCAAGGTTAGCCGAGCCTCTGGACCTGCCCAGGCTGATCCGCCTGAACCCGAACATCCCCTACAAGACACGCGGAAACGGTGCAGTCGCTATGTCCTTTAAGGCCGATGAAGACGTTATTCCCGAAATCAAGGACACGGTTCTTTTCTACGTCTCACAGCTGGCGGATTTTGCACACGAGAACACAAACCCCGGCGTTGTCTTCCTTGAGGGAGAAGTTCCCGGTGAGCTGAGGGAGTTCTCGCTCAGGGTCTTGAGGGAGCACGTGACCATCGAGGAAGCCGAGGAAGTCGCGAGAAAGGTTGGGGCAGAGTATTTCAAGTTCAAGCTCGGGAGGGGGGTAATCGGGTCCCTCGCGGCAATTGGCTACCCCCTTGAGAGGTTTACCTATGAGCTTTTGGCCTACCGGGAGCGGGAGTACTGGGGAACGCCGAGAAGGGTAAACGAGGAGAGCGTCTTCCTTGCAGATGGGTGGGCCTACCCCTTCAGCTACGACAACGTTGACCCCTACAAGCGGGTTGTTTTAATCACGCCCCATGGAAAAGACCCCGTCCTAGCTGGAATCAGGGGAGTTGATAGGGCCAGAGTCCTCCAGGTCTTTGAAATGGTCGAGTTTGAGGAGCCAGTAGCTTTCTACCAGCTCTACAAGACGAACCAGAACACTGACGACCACCTCACCCCAAAGAAAATCGGTGAGCTCAAGCTCTACGACAGCGCAGTGGTTAGGGGGAGAGTTGCCGGACCTTACTGGGAGCGTGGGAGGCACGTGTTCTTCGAGCTTGAGGACGAGACAGGGAAGATTCGGGTGGCGGCGTTCGAGCCAACCAAGAAGTTCCGCAACTGGGTGCGCAAGCTTCTCCCCGGCGATGAAATCATAGCCGCTGGCGGCGTCAAGGAGCACGAGGGAATACTAACGCTCAACCTCGAAAAGTTCTATCCGGTTGAGCTGGTTCCGAAGGTTGAGTACAGGAAACCAAAGTGCCCGGTCTGTGGAGGGACCATGAAGAGCAAAGGCGACTACCTGAAGTGCAAGCGCTGTGGATACAAAATGCCGAAAAGGCTAATCCCCGTTGAAGTCCCCCGCAACCTGGAGAGGAAAATCTACGAAGTTCCCCCCGATGCTAGGAAACACCTTTCAAGGCCGCTCGTCCTTCCCGGTGGGGAAGAGCGGCTGATGGAACTACTGTAA
- a CDS encoding M42 family metallopeptidase, producing MLIEELREITRIPGISGYEEKVREKIAEWIKPYADYTVDTIGNLLVELGEGETKAVFMAHMDEIGLLITGIRPDGKLTFRKVGGIDDRLLYGRHLDVITENGKLDGVIGVLPVHLNLERKFETVPWHRLVIDIGADSREEAETLGVKVLDYAVFKKHFAVLNDRYVSTRSLDDRFGVVALVEAIKDLVDHDLDGKFIFAFTVQEEIGLKGAKFLTQKYSPKYAFAVDSFGCCADLTGDVRLGGGAVIRAVDNSAIYTRRLARRVAEIASKNKIPLQIGVTGGGTDASVFQDKSEVLALSVPIKYLHSEVETLHLGDLEALIKLIEAIAFEL from the coding sequence ATGCTTATTGAGGAGCTTAGGGAGATAACCCGGATTCCCGGAATTTCCGGCTACGAGGAGAAGGTCAGGGAGAAGATAGCCGAGTGGATAAAGCCCTACGCCGACTACACCGTGGACACCATCGGAAACCTCCTCGTCGAGCTCGGCGAGGGTGAGACGAAGGCGGTCTTTATGGCCCACATGGACGAGATAGGGCTTCTTATCACGGGCATAAGGCCCGACGGGAAGCTCACCTTCAGGAAGGTGGGAGGTATTGACGACAGGCTTCTCTACGGACGGCATCTGGATGTGATAACCGAGAACGGGAAGCTCGACGGCGTTATTGGGGTTTTGCCAGTTCACCTCAACCTTGAGAGAAAGTTCGAGACGGTTCCCTGGCACAGGCTCGTGATAGACATCGGGGCCGACAGCAGGGAGGAGGCAGAGACGCTCGGCGTCAAGGTTCTCGACTATGCCGTCTTCAAGAAGCACTTTGCCGTCCTGAACGACCGCTACGTCTCAACGCGCTCGCTTGACGACCGCTTTGGGGTAGTTGCCCTCGTCGAGGCGATAAAGGACCTGGTTGACCACGACCTCGATGGCAAGTTCATATTCGCTTTCACCGTTCAGGAGGAGATTGGACTTAAGGGCGCGAAGTTCCTAACCCAGAAGTACTCTCCAAAGTACGCCTTCGCCGTTGACTCCTTCGGCTGCTGTGCCGATTTAACCGGCGACGTTAGGCTTGGTGGCGGGGCGGTGATAAGGGCCGTTGACAACTCGGCCATCTACACGAGAAGGCTCGCGAGAAGGGTCGCGGAGATAGCCTCGAAGAACAAAATCCCGCTCCAGATAGGAGTCACCGGCGGGGGAACCGATGCGTCAGTCTTCCAGGACAAGAGCGAGGTCTTGGCTTTGAGCGTCCCCATAAAGTACCTCCACAGCGAGGTCGAGACGCTCCACCTCGGAGACCTTGAGGCACTGATAAAGCTGATAGAGGCGATAGCCTTCGAGCTTTAA